A genomic stretch from Oreochromis niloticus isolate F11D_XX linkage group LG11, O_niloticus_UMD_NMBU, whole genome shotgun sequence includes:
- the prelid3a gene encoding PRELI domain containing protein 3A: MKIWSTEHVFSYPWETVIKAAMRKYPNPMNPNVIGVDVLDRSLDTEGRLHSHRLLSTEWGLPAIVRAILGTNQTQTYVKEHSIVDPEEKKMELCSTNITLTNLISVDERLLYRPHPDNPEVTVLTQEAIITVKGVSLSSYLEAMMARSMSANARKGWDAIEWIIQNSERENVPLCDIY; the protein is encoded by the exons ATGAAGATTTGGAGCACGGAGCATGTTTTCAG TTACCCTTGGGAGACGGTGATCAAGGCTGCTATGAGGAAGTACCCCAACCCCATGAACCCTAATGTGATCGGGGTGGACGTGTTGGACCGCAGTCTGGACACAGAGGGCCGGCTTCACAGCCACAGACTCCTCAGCACAGAGTGGGGCCTACCGGCTATCGTCAGAGCG ATACTGGGAACCAACCAGACACAGACCTATGTGAAGGAACATTCCATAGTTGATCCAGAGGAGAAAAAGATGGAGTTGTGCTCAACAAAT ATCACTCTAACTAACCTCATATCTGTGGATGAGAGGCTTCTTTACAGACCACACCCAGACAATCCTGAGGT GACTGTCCTGACCCAGGAAGCCATCATTACAGTGAAGGGAGTCAGTTTGAGCAGCTACCTGGAAGCCATGATGGCCAGGAGTATGTCAGCTAACGCCAGGAAG GGTTGGGATGCTATTGAGTGGATTATTCAGAACTCTGAAAGAGAAAATGTACCTCTCTGTGACATTTACTAA